In one Grus americana isolate bGruAme1 chromosome 1, bGruAme1.mat, whole genome shotgun sequence genomic region, the following are encoded:
- the FBXO7 gene encoding F-box only protein 7 isoform X1: MKLRVRVQKRTAPLEVQGAEPTLGELRAQLRRALLPAWGYSSDTKFSITLNRKDALTEDQKTLASYGIVSGDLICLLLEEADGQPSLPPPPPPSTPPPLENGHEPSTLIPNKSQAHRLKEEGQNEQSDNQKAQLEVQKSDERAGSSLEFPSELVPEHVDLEEGTGSYPSEPMLCSEAADGEIPHSLEMLYLSAECTSATDALIVLVHLLMMETGYVPQGTEAKAVSMPEKWRGNGVYKLQYTHPLCEEGCAGLTCVPLGDLVAINATLKINKEIKGVKRIQLLPASFICFQEPEKVAGVYKDLQKLSRLFKDQLVYSLLAAARQALNLPDVFGLVVLPLELKLRIFRLLDVRSLISLSAVCRDLYTASNDQLLWRFMYLRDFRDPIARPRDTDWKELYKKKLKQKKEALRWRHMMFLPPTPHPIPFHPNPFYPNPFPPNPFPSNPIYPPMIIGGEYDERPALPYVGDPINSLIPGPGEAPGQFPPFRPHFDPIGSLPGANPTLPGRAGPNDRFPPRPSRGRPMDIRRAFI; the protein is encoded by the exons atGAAGCTTCGCGTGCGGGTGCAGAAGCGAACGGCTCCGCTGGAGGTGCAAGGGGCGGAGCCAACGCTGGGGGAGCTGCGCGCGCAGCTGCGCCGGGCCCTGCTGCCCGCCTGGGGGTACAG TTCTGATACCAAGTTTTCAATAACATTGAACAGAAAAGATGCTCTCACAGAAGATCAGAAGACCTTAGCTTCATATGGGATTGTTTCTGGTGATTTGATATGCTTATTACTAGAAGAAGCAGATGGACAACCCAgcctacctcctcctcctccgccttcTACTCCTCCCCCACTTGAGAATGGTCATGAGCCGTCCACCTTGATCCCCAACAAAAGTCAGGCCCACAGACTGAAAGAAGAAGGGCAGAATGAGCAATCTGACAACCAGAAAGCTCAGCTGGAAGTTCAAAAGAGTGATGAGAGG GCAGGATCCAGCCTAGAATTTCCTTCTGAATTAGTCCCAGAACATGTTGACCTGGAAGAAGGAACAGGTTCCTATCCCTCTGAACCCATGCTGTGCAGTGAAGCTGCTGATGGTGAAATACCACATTCCTTAGAGATGCTCTACCTTTCTGCTGAGTGTACCAGTGCCACTGATGCCTTGATTGTTCTAGTACACCTTCTCATGATGGAGACAGGCTATGTACCTCAG GGGACAGAAGCCAAGGCAGTGTCTATGCCAGAGAAATGGAGAGGGAATGGTGTTTATAAGCTACAGTACACACATCCCCTTTGTGAAGAAGGTTGTGCTGGTTTGACTTGTGTGCCTTTGGGAGATCTTGTTGCTATTAATG CAACATTAAAAATCAACAAAGAGATTAAAGGTGTGAAGAGAATACAACTATTGCCAGCATCCTTCATTTGCTTTCAGGAGCCAG AAAAGGTTGCAGGTGTTTACAAAGACCTTCAGAAATTATCCCGTCTCTTTAAAGACCAGCTGGTTTACTCTCTTCTGGCTGCTGCCCGACAAG CTCTGAACTTGCCAGACGTGTTTGGGTTAGTGGTCCTTCCTCTTGAGCTCAAGCTTCGGATTTTCAGACTTCTGGATGTCCGTTCACTCAtctctctttctgctgtttgccGTGATCTTTACACGGCTTCCAATGACCAGCTTCTGTGGAGGTTTATGTATCTGCGAGATTTCCGAG ATCCTATTGCAAGGCCTCGTGACACGGACTGGAAAGAA ctATACAAGAAAAAGTTGAAACAGAAGAAGGAGGCCCTACGATGGAGACACATGATGTTTCTGCCCCCTACACCTCATCCAATCCCCTTTCATCCCAACCCATTCTATCCTAATCCCTTTCCTCCCAACCCATTCCCATCAAACCCAATCTATCCCCCAATGATTATTGGTGGAGAATATGATGAGAGACCAGCACTTCCATATGTTGGAGACCCAATTAACTCACTCATTCCTGGCCCAGGAGAAGCACCAGGCCAGTTTCCTCCATTCAGACCACACTTTGACCCAATTGGTTCCTTGCCTGGAGCAAACCCAACGCTTCCAGGACGAGCTGGTCCCAATGACAGGTTTCCACCTAGACCCAGCCGGGGCCGCCCCATGGACATTCGCCGTGCGTTCATTTga
- the FBXO7 gene encoding F-box only protein 7 isoform X2 gives MKLRVRVQKRTAPLEVQGAEPTLGELRAQLRRALLPAWGYSSDTKFSITLNRKDALTEDQKTLASYGIVSGDLICLLLEEADGQPSLPPPPPPSTPPPLENGHEPSTLIPNKSQAHRLKEEGQNEQSDNQKAQLEVQKSDERAGSSLEFPSELVPEHVDLEEGTGSYPSEPMLCSEAADGEIPHSLEMLYLSAECTSATDALIVLVHLLMMETGYVPQGTEAKAVSMPEKWRGNGVYKLQYTHPLCEEGCAGLTCVPLGDLVAINATLKINKEIKGVKRIQLLPASFICFQEPEKVAGVYKDLQKLSRLFKDQLVYSLLAAARQALNLPDVFGLVVLPLELKLRIFRLLDVRSLISLSAVCRDLYTASNDQLLWRFMYLRDFRAIQEKVETEEGGPTMETHDVSAPYTSSNPLSSQPILS, from the exons atGAAGCTTCGCGTGCGGGTGCAGAAGCGAACGGCTCCGCTGGAGGTGCAAGGGGCGGAGCCAACGCTGGGGGAGCTGCGCGCGCAGCTGCGCCGGGCCCTGCTGCCCGCCTGGGGGTACAG TTCTGATACCAAGTTTTCAATAACATTGAACAGAAAAGATGCTCTCACAGAAGATCAGAAGACCTTAGCTTCATATGGGATTGTTTCTGGTGATTTGATATGCTTATTACTAGAAGAAGCAGATGGACAACCCAgcctacctcctcctcctccgccttcTACTCCTCCCCCACTTGAGAATGGTCATGAGCCGTCCACCTTGATCCCCAACAAAAGTCAGGCCCACAGACTGAAAGAAGAAGGGCAGAATGAGCAATCTGACAACCAGAAAGCTCAGCTGGAAGTTCAAAAGAGTGATGAGAGG GCAGGATCCAGCCTAGAATTTCCTTCTGAATTAGTCCCAGAACATGTTGACCTGGAAGAAGGAACAGGTTCCTATCCCTCTGAACCCATGCTGTGCAGTGAAGCTGCTGATGGTGAAATACCACATTCCTTAGAGATGCTCTACCTTTCTGCTGAGTGTACCAGTGCCACTGATGCCTTGATTGTTCTAGTACACCTTCTCATGATGGAGACAGGCTATGTACCTCAG GGGACAGAAGCCAAGGCAGTGTCTATGCCAGAGAAATGGAGAGGGAATGGTGTTTATAAGCTACAGTACACACATCCCCTTTGTGAAGAAGGTTGTGCTGGTTTGACTTGTGTGCCTTTGGGAGATCTTGTTGCTATTAATG CAACATTAAAAATCAACAAAGAGATTAAAGGTGTGAAGAGAATACAACTATTGCCAGCATCCTTCATTTGCTTTCAGGAGCCAG AAAAGGTTGCAGGTGTTTACAAAGACCTTCAGAAATTATCCCGTCTCTTTAAAGACCAGCTGGTTTACTCTCTTCTGGCTGCTGCCCGACAAG CTCTGAACTTGCCAGACGTGTTTGGGTTAGTGGTCCTTCCTCTTGAGCTCAAGCTTCGGATTTTCAGACTTCTGGATGTCCGTTCACTCAtctctctttctgctgtttgccGTGATCTTTACACGGCTTCCAATGACCAGCTTCTGTGGAGGTTTATGTATCTGCGAGATTTCCGAG ctATACAAGAAAAAGTTGAAACAGAAGAAGGAGGCCCTACGATGGAGACACATGATGTTTCTGCCCCCTACACCTCATCCAATCCCCTTTCATCCCAACCCATTCTATCCTAA